One Lepidochelys kempii isolate rLepKem1 chromosome 12, rLepKem1.hap2, whole genome shotgun sequence genomic region harbors:
- the DDX28 gene encoding probable ATP-dependent RNA helicase DDX28 — protein MALSKAGRLMAAPGELALGGARTSAARLLLVRWAQGGGPRPPENVVRIPRALQLRLAREPRRRGREVPVVPTRAGKLLLRSRRPQLSQPRCLTLGRWERPLLVSAGWKHRRACGDYFQLERSQEQAPALAPQPPRAAGGGASFQALGLGPALVSALRSLSVTQPTAVQRRAIPALLRGGNALCAAETGSGKTLAYLLPLFQKLLSRPALGPAWPPSPRSLVLLPSRELAEQVRSVASSLGRSLGLRVREIGGGRGMASVKNQLRSDPDADLLVSTPGALCKALRKRMVRLERLCWLVLDEADTLLDSSFLDLVEEVLMQAPIAHSPKEVADQWDIKTQLVIVGATFPEGLGQLLSKVTDLGHFITLTSQNLHHLLPHVKQKFIRLKGSDKSSELLQLIKDQGPSSGAVLVFCNNASTVNWLGYILDDHKIKHLRLQGQMPAAMRAGIFTTFQKGQRDVLICTDLASRGLDTSRVELVVNYDFPSTLQDYLHRVGRVGRVGSKVPGTVVSFVTHRWDVDLVRKIETAARRRTSLPGMETAIKEPLPKTDPTQADEQ, from the coding sequence ATGGCGCTGAGCAAGGCCGGGCGGCTGATGGCGGCCCCCGGGGAGCTGGCGCTGGGCGGGGCCAGGACTTCCGCCGCGCGGCTCCTCCTGGTGCGCTGGGCGCAGGGCGGCGGCCCGCGGCCCCCGGAGAACGTGGTGCGGATCCCCCGGGCCTTGCAGCTGCGGCTGGCTCGGGAGCCGCGCAGGCGGGGCCGGGAGGTGCCGGTGGTTCCGACCCGGgcggggaagctgctgctgcggAGCCGGCGGCCGCAGCTGAGCCAGCCTCGCTGCCTGACGCTGGGGCGCTGGGAGCGGCCGCTCCTGGTCTCGGCGGGCTGGAAGCACCGGCGCGCCTGCGGGGACTACTTCCAGCTGGAGCGCTCCCAAGAGCAGGCGCCGGCCCTGGCCCCGCAGCCTCCCCGAGCCGCGGGAGGGGGCGCCTCCTTCCaggcgctggggctggggccggcgCTGGTGTCCGCCCTGCGGTCCCTCTCCGTCACCCAGCCCACGGCCGTGCAGCGCCGCGCCATCCCCGCCCTGCTGCGCGGGGGGAACGCGCTGTGCGCCGCCGAGACGGGCAGCGGCAAGACCCTGGCCTATCTCCTCCCGCTGTTCCAGAAACTCCTGTCTCGGCCCGCGCTGGGCCCGGCCTGGCCGCCCTCCCCTCGCAGCCTGGTGCTGCTGCCCTCCCGGGAGCTGGCGGAGCAGGTGCGCAGCGtggcctcctccctgggccgTTCCCTGGGACTGCGGGTGCGGGAGATTGGCGGGGGCCGGGGCATGGCCAGCGTGAAAAACCAGCTCCGCTCGGACCCCGATGCCGACTTGCTGGTGTCCACGCCTGGGGCCCTGTGCAAGGCGCTGCGGAAGCGGATGGTGAGGCTGGAGCggctgtgctggctggtgctgGATGAGGCTGACACGCTGCTGGACTCCTCTTTCCTGGATCTGGTGGAGGAGGTGCTCATGCAAGCCCCCATCGCCCACAGCCCCAAGGAGGTGGCCGACCAGTGGGACATCAAAACCCAGCTAGTGATCGTCGGAGCCACCTTCCCTGAAGGGCTAGGTCAGCTGCTGAGCAAGGTCACCGATCTGGGTCACTTCATCACTCTCACCAGCCAGAACTTGCACCACCTCCTGCCCCATGTCAAGCAGAAATTCATCCGCCTCAAAGGCAGCGACAAGTCATCTGAGCTACTGCAGCTCATCAAAGACCAGGGCCCCTCTAGCGGAGCCGTTCTCGTCTTCTGTAACAATGCCAGCACCGTCAACTGGCTCGGCTACATCCTAGATGATCACAAAATCAAGCACCTGAGGCTCCAGGGACAGATGCCTGCAGCTATGAGAGCAGGCATTTTCACCACCTTCCAGAAGGGACAAAGGGATGTCCTCATTTGCACAGACTTAGCCTCCCGTGGACTGGATACCAGCCGTGTGGAGCTTGTAGTCAACTATGACTTCCCATCCACGTTGCAGGACTATCTCCATCGGGTGGGGCGGGTTGGGCGTGTAGGCAGCAAGGTGCCTGGGACTGTGGTTAGTTTTGTAACCCATCGTTGGGATGTTGATCTGGTGCGGAAGATAGAGACTGCAGCCCGGAGAAGGACCAGTCTCCCTGGGATGGAGACTGCCATTAAGGAGCCTTTGCCTAAAACAGACCCGACTCAGGCTGACGAACAATGA